A window of Sebastes umbrosus isolate fSebUmb1 chromosome 3, fSebUmb1.pri, whole genome shotgun sequence contains these coding sequences:
- the LOC119485892 gene encoding small integral membrane protein 26-like, with translation MNYKDLAKWNVRVAAVYAVGIWTMIGSYTLFRYTGRYEDPPVKKEEKVEEPEDPNKVVYETLHSKTTIQYKKDFVPYSTRVYNFIKSFSGEPGRGDSDK, from the exons ATGAACTACAAAGATCTGGCTAAGTGGAACGTGAGAGTGGCTGCAGTCTACGCGGTCGGTATCTGGACGATGATCGGCTCCTACACTCTGTTCAGATACACAGGTCGATACGAGGACCCGCCAG tgaaaaaagaagaaaaggtggAAGAGCCGGAAGATCCAAATAAGGTCGTCTACGAGACTCTTCACTCCAAAACCACCATCCAATACAAGAAAGACTTTGTCCCGTACAGCACAAGGGTCTACAATTTCATCAAATCCTTCAGCGGTGAACCTGGGAGAGGAGACAGTGACAAATAA
- the dtd1 gene encoding D-aminoacyl-tRNA deacylase 1, with product MKAIIQRVTKATVTVGEEEISSIGRGLCILLGISVEDTQKDADYLVRKILNMRLFEDENGRAWTKSVMDKDFEVLCVSQFTLQCILKGNKPDFHSAMPTELSQPFYNSILENMRSTYKPELIKDGKFGARMQVHIQNDGPVTVELMSPTGPTDPKQLSKQEKQQQRKEKTRSKGPSESSREKGAVRSRQDPNASSGADGDVSSERET from the exons ATGAAAGCTATCATTCAGAGGGTCACCAAGGCGACCGTGACAG TGGGAGAAGAAGAGATCAGCTCAATAGGACGGGGACTGTGTATCCTGCTGGGTATATCAGTGGAGGACACCCAGAAGGATGCTGACTACTT AGTACGCAAGATCCTGAACATGCGGCTGTTTGAAGACGAGAACGGCAGAGCGTGGACCAAAAGTGTCATGGACAAGGACTTTGAGGTGCTGTGTGTGAGCCAGTTCACACTGCAGTGTATACTGAAAGGCAACAAGCCCGACTTTCACTCAGCCATGCCCACAGAGTTGTCCCAGCCCTTCTACAATAGCATCCTGGAGAACATGAGGAGTACTTACAAGCCGGAGCTCATTAAAG ACGGGAAGTTCGGGGCCCGCATGCAGGTCCACATTCAAAACGATGGACCTGTTACCGTTGAACTGATGTCACCTACTGGCCCTACAGACCCCAAACAG CTGTCCaagcaggagaagcagcagcagaggaaagagaagacGCGCTCCAAGGGCCCCTCAGAGTCGAGCAGGGAGAAAGGCGCCGTACGTTCCCGACAGGACCCCAACGCCAGCAGCGGGGCCGATGGTGATGTGTCATCAGAGAGGGAGACCTAG